A genomic stretch from Desulfurococcaceae archaeon MEX13E-LK6-19 includes:
- a CDS encoding BMP family ABC transporter substrate-binding protein, which produces MRGKKGITKTALAAIIVLIIIIGVAGAYYFLYMKPAAPKEKTKIAVVYDIGGRGDLSFNDMAYLGASKAAKDFGLELVEVQSKTESDYLPNLRTLAKSGEYVVIIAVGFLMTDAVKQVADEYPDQLFAIIDGYIPDKPNVLSVLFKEHEGSALVGALAAMVAHYYNCSAVGVVLGMEIPVLYKFEAGYYWGIRYGEEIYKQHTGENITPLNVLWTYTGAFNDPARGKTATQAQLAQGACVVYNVAGATGLGIFEAVEEKCKAEGKEYGPPFAIGVDSDQDWIKPGYIIASMMKRVDVGVYTAVKRALDYYDGKIETYGGILELGLKEGGVAISKLEDLETFLAIAEQAGKEINKTYIINKVKAMRERIPDWIWDEVDKLAEKLKTNPDIEVMGLKFSDIEKMIPLDADEIKQIRQQLGVPTG; this is translated from the coding sequence ATGCGTGGGAAGAAAGGTATAACTAAGACCGCTCTTGCAGCTATAATAGTCCTCATAATAATAATCGGTGTAGCAGGAGCATACTACTTCTTGTACATGAAGCCTGCCGCGCCGAAAGAGAAGACGAAAATTGCTGTTGTCTACGACATTGGTGGACGTGGTGACCTAAGCTTCAACGACATGGCCTACCTCGGTGCATCAAAGGCAGCTAAGGACTTCGGACTAGAACTAGTTGAGGTACAGAGTAAAACAGAGTCCGACTACCTACCAAACCTTAGAACCCTCGCTAAATCAGGAGAATACGTTGTCATCATCGCGGTAGGATTCCTAATGACAGATGCTGTCAAACAGGTTGCTGACGAGTATCCAGACCAGCTCTTCGCCATAATCGACGGCTACATACCAGACAAACCCAACGTACTAAGCGTTCTATTCAAAGAGCATGAAGGCAGCGCATTAGTTGGAGCCTTGGCAGCCATGGTTGCACACTACTACAACTGTAGCGCAGTCGGCGTAGTCCTTGGCATGGAGATACCAGTCCTATACAAGTTCGAGGCAGGATACTACTGGGGCATCAGGTACGGTGAAGAAATATACAAGCAACACACAGGTGAGAACATTACACCACTAAACGTGCTCTGGACCTACACTGGAGCATTCAACGACCCAGCTAGAGGCAAGACTGCTACACAGGCACAGCTCGCACAAGGTGCTTGTGTCGTCTACAACGTTGCTGGTGCTACAGGTCTAGGTATCTTCGAGGCTGTTGAAGAGAAGTGTAAAGCTGAGGGCAAGGAGTATGGTCCACCATTCGCTATTGGTGTAGACAGCGACCAAGACTGGATCAAGCCAGGATACATCATAGCTAGCATGATGAAGAGAGTAGACGTAGGTGTATACACTGCTGTCAAGAGAGCACTAGACTACTACGACGGCAAGATCGAGACTTACGGCGGAATACTCGAGCTAGGTCTCAAAGAAGGCGGTGTTGCCATAAGCAAGCTAGAAGACCTAGAGACATTCCTTGCAATTGCCGAACAAGCTGGTAAGGAGATAAACAAGACCTATATCATCAACAAGGTTAAGGCTATGAGAGAAAGGATACCCGACTGGATATGGGATGAAGTAGACAAGCTAGCCGAGAAACTCAAGACAAACCCAGACATCGAGGTTATGGGACTCAAGTTCTCAGACATAGAGAAGATGATACCACTTGATGCAGACGAGATCAAGCAGATACGTCAACAACTAGGAGTACCAACAGGCTAG